GGCGTCGCGGCGGCTGGCGAGGGGCATGATGATGTGGTTATAGACCTGGGCGACGGCGGATCCATGGCCGCTGTAGTGCTGGGCGCTGACCTTGTCGGCATCGACGATCATGCGGTAGGCGCGGGGGGCTTTCTGCTGGAGCCAGCTGAGGAGGGTGGGGCCGAAGTTGAAGCTCATCCGGGCGTAGTTGTTCATGATGCGGATGATCTCGTTCTGCTTGTTGGTGATGCGGGAGGCGCCGTTGGGGGCGTAGCACTCGGCGGTGATGCGGTCGTTCCAGTCGTGATAGGGGGCGGCGGAGTCCTGGACCTCGACGGTTTCGAGCCAGGGGTTTTCGCGGGGTGGCTGGTAAAAGTGGCCGTGGATGCAGACGAAGCGGGGGGCTTCGACGGCGGCGGGTTTGCTTTTTGTGGATGTCTTCGACTTTGCCATTGATCCTTTTGTCCTGCCGGACGGGCCCACTGCGCGTGGGGCGGTCACTTCGTGACGCGTATACCTTTCATGGACGATACAAAATGCAAGGGCCTCCCGTTGGTCGGCGCGAGAGATTTATTTCCGACCAACGGGAGGAGCTATGTTGCTCAGTTTACCGGGACAAGGTATACGCGTCACGAAGTGACCGCCCTCCGCGAAGGAGGCTCGTCCGGCAGGACATGGGTTTGGATGCAGTTTATGGCTCGGAGTTCAAAGGAAGGGTGAGTTTTCCGGCTGCGAGGTCGCAGGCGCGCCAGAGATACCAGCTTGCGACCGAAGACCAGGGCTGCCATTTTTTTGCGCGGCGGTGCATGACGTCGGGCTTGGGGAGGTCGGCGGGGGTGACCTTGTCGGCTGGTTTGAGTTTGCCGAAGGTGAGGGCAAAGCCTTTGCGGACGCCGTAGTCGTCGACGGGCAGGACGTTGGGTCGGCCAAGGCGGAAGATGAGGAGCATCTCGACGGTCCAGCGACCGATGCCACGGACCTGGGTTAGGTGCTCGATGATGGCTTCGTCGGACATGCGACGGATGCGGATGAGGGTGGGGACGGTGCCGTCGAGGGTTTTGGCGGCGAGGTCGCGGAGGGCGAGGGATTTGTTGTGGGAGAGGCCGGCGGCGCGGAGTTGCTCGTTGGGGCAGTCGAGCAGGTGCTGGGCGGCGAAGTGCTCGTTGGCGGTGACGGGGTAGAAGCTTTCGAGCAGGCGGCGGTGGATGGTGGCGGCTGCTTTGCCGTGGAGTTGCTGATAGATGATGCTCTCGACTAAGGCCTCGAAGGGCGATTGGGTGCTGGAGACGCGGAGGGTAAAGGGGCCGGCGCGTTCGATGAGCTTGCCTAGTTTGGGATCGGCGGCGGATAGATCTAATAAGGCCTGGGCGGCATCGTAACGGGGAGAGCGCGGAGTGTGGTGTGGTCGCGGCATGAGACTGACGGTATCGCAGGAGAGGCGGAAAAGTCTTGTGCGCGATTAGCAGAATTCGGACTAACTTGGTTTGCATTTACAAGTCCGATACGTTTCGGGCAGGGTAGATGTAGCGGTCAGTTTCAGCCGATGAACAGCCATGCACGAGATGTTGTGTATGGATTTGAAGCGGGTTCGATAATCGGATGTTGCGGCAGGAAAATCAGTTGCGAGTTGTTGCGGATGAGTTGAGGTGGGGTTTTCCACTGCTATACTCTGAGTCTCGAAGACAGAAATTTTCGGGGTCGCTCCGATTACGGACGCTCCGATCGCCGCGTATGGATTGCGCGGCAAAAGTAGCGAGACGCAGTATCTAAAATCTTGACAGCAACTTCTCAACCCTTAGCTCAGGTAATGCAGAGGAAGCAGGAACGTACTCATGGCGCAAGTTTTTGACCGCAGTTCGAACGCGCTGGCTCGATTCAGCCTTGTTTTGACGGGCGTAATCGTTATCGCGCTCGGCGTAACGCTGGACCAGCTACAGCGATCACCGTGGGTGACGCGGCAGGGCCAGCGGCCGGATCAGCCGATACCGTTCAGCCACAAGCACCACGTTGAGGGAC
The nucleotide sequence above comes from Tunturibacter empetritectus. Encoded proteins:
- a CDS encoding DNA-3-methyladenine glycosylase family protein; translated protein: MPRPHHTPRSPRYDAAQALLDLSAADPKLGKLIERAGPFTLRVSSTQSPFEALVESIIYQQLHGKAAATIHRRLLESFYPVTANEHFAAQHLLDCPNEQLRAAGLSHNKSLALRDLAAKTLDGTVPTLIRIRRMSDEAIIEHLTQVRGIGRWTVEMLLIFRLGRPNVLPVDDYGVRKGFALTFGKLKPADKVTPADLPKPDVMHRRAKKWQPWSSVASWYLWRACDLAAGKLTLPLNSEP